The following DNA comes from Chitinophagales bacterium.
GTACCCTCATCAAAAACCGAAAGTGCTTTTTGTGCAGTTTTTTCAACGCCCATGCCGTTAAACCCAACGTGATATACCATAGGTTCGTTTACACCATTTACTTTTCTAAATCCTTCTATTTTAAAATAGATGTAAGAACTTGCCATTAGCCAATAATTGCCTTGTTGCAAACTAAGCGGACTATCGGAGGTATAAGAACTCGGGTCAGTCATATTTCTTTCATCGCTTAAGCCAATCATAAATGTTGGATTTTTATAAGCGGTAGCATCTACAGTAATGCTTTGAGTTTTTGAATCAGCATCATCGTAGTTTACTAAATGCACATCGCCAAGCGATATAGCTGAATTATCATCTTTGTCATAAATTTTTATGTCTGAAGTATAAAACTTAAACAATTCAAAAGTTATAGTATCGCCATTAATAATGTATGGCTGATAAAAACTTAGCTCTTGGTCATTAACCGTTGCTTTATAGTTTATTTTTATAGTGCCTTCTTCATCTTTTTTGCATGATGATAATGTTGTTGCAAAGAATGCAAGTACAAAGGCTATTTTTATTATTTTTTTCATTTTCTGTTTAATTTTTTTAATAATAATTGTTCTTAAAAGTATGTGTTTTGTATGTTTAAATTAAACAATTTTTGGAGGATCTAATATATAAAAATGATATTTGTCTATTAGCTTTTTTTCTTTTTTAACGATATATGTTTTTGTTTGTTGCTCAATGTTAGGATAATTAGAATCTACTCCTGAAATAAGAAAAGGGGCAAAGACCAATAGCGATGGTGTAGTTTCTTTTTCAGTTTTTTCTTTTTCTGCTGCTGCTAAACTTTTAGCTAAATGGCATTTTCCATTACATTTTAGCTCGGGTTTATCCTTATTTACACAAAATACTTCTGTAATATAGCTTTTGTTAGCATTATAAATAATGTAAACAACTACATTGTAAAAATTGGCACTAATAAATAGGCTTAAAAAAAATATGGATAAAGCCCTTTTCACACTGCAAAGTTACGATAAAAATACCGCATATATTGTGATTTTTAATACAAAACTTACAAAAAAGAGATAATTATGTCTTTTATTTTGTTGAAATGAATTTTTAGCTCTTCTTTTTCTTCATTTTTACTAAATAAAACGGTACAAGTTTGGTCGGAAAGCAGGTATGGTTGAATGCATATATTCTCTTTAAAATTCAGTTCTTTTTTGCCATAATATTTATAAATAGCTTCTTTTATGCACCAGTTGTTTATTAAATGCTCCACTTCCTTGTTTTTATCTATAAAGTTAAACTCATTTTGAGAAGTATATTTATCTGCTATACGCAGTATTTTTTCGTTGGCAGGTTCTATATCTATGCCCACAGGTTTTTGAGCAGAAAAAATGGCTGCAGCATAATTTTGGCAATGGGAAATAGAAATATATCCTTTTAAATTTTGTAAATGAGGTTTACCAAACTGGTCTTTAGTTGTAGTATCGTTTATTAATAGACGCTGCACATAGCGTGCTGCCATCCATTCTAATTTTCTTTTTTCAAAACGGATATTGTGGTAGGCTTCACTTTCTTCTTTGTTAAGCACTATTTGCTGTGCAAAAAAAGACAGCGGTTCA
Coding sequences within:
- a CDS encoding 4'-phosphopantetheinyl transferase superfamily protein — encoded protein: MPVAFEQKIEDKHIMVWEITEPLSFFAQQIVLNKEESEAYHNIRFEKRKLEWMAARYVQRLLINDTTTKDQFGKPHLQNLKGYISISHCQNYAAAIFSAQKPVGIDIEPANEKILRIADKYTSQNEFNFIDKNKEVEHLINNWCIKEAIYKYYGKKELNFKENICIQPYLLSDQTCTVLFSKNEEKEELKIHFNKIKDIIISFL